The following proteins come from a genomic window of Halanaerobiaceae bacterium ANBcell28:
- a CDS encoding ABC transporter ATP-binding protein, giving the protein MNKEKLNTQVNNSDDIILSVQGLTKIFKSGIVNPDITVAAKDVSFNMEKGKVLSLIGESGSGKTTVGKLILKLIKPSGGKIIYRGKDITEIKKKNELKDYYRKVQGIFQDPFASFNPLYRIDRAFDMIFDRFLTDEKNRRDKIEKVLSEVNLNPDRTLGKFPHQLSGGQLQRLLIARALLLDVDVLIADELISMLDASTRIGVLNLLVEVCKKNGMTVIFITHDLNLGYYISDDTLIMYKGRLVERGDTKKIYENPIHPYTQMLFKAVPEIGDRWDRDEEFLPEQVVHEVGEFYKNNSGKGFVEVEENHSVLYSDD; this is encoded by the coding sequence ATGAATAAAGAGAAACTTAATACGCAAGTTAATAATTCAGATGATATTATATTATCAGTACAGGGTTTAACTAAGATATTCAAAAGTGGTATTGTAAATCCGGATATAACGGTAGCTGCTAAAGATGTTTCTTTTAATATGGAAAAAGGAAAAGTTCTCTCTTTGATTGGGGAAAGTGGAAGTGGAAAAACTACTGTAGGTAAATTAATATTAAAGCTAATAAAACCATCTGGAGGTAAAATCATATATAGAGGAAAAGATATTACTGAAATAAAGAAAAAGAATGAACTTAAAGATTATTATCGCAAAGTTCAGGGTATCTTCCAGGATCCATTTGCTTCATTTAATCCTCTATATAGAATAGATAGAGCTTTTGATATGATTTTCGATCGTTTTTTAACTGATGAAAAAAACAGAAGAGATAAGATTGAAAAAGTTCTATCAGAGGTAAATCTAAACCCTGATAGAACATTAGGAAAGTTTCCTCATCAACTAAGTGGTGGGCAATTACAACGCCTACTAATTGCTAGAGCTTTATTGCTGGATGTAGATGTTCTAATTGCTGATGAATTGATAAGTATGCTTGATGCATCTACCAGGATAGGTGTTCTTAATTTATTAGTTGAAGTTTGTAAGAAAAATGGTATGACAGTAATTTTTATTACCCATGATTTAAATCTAGGATATTATATAAGTGATGATACTTTAATTATGTATAAAGGACGTCTGGTAGAAAGAGGAGACACAAAGAAAATTTATGAAAACCCAATTCACCCTTATACACAAATGTTATTCAAGGCAGTACCAGAAATAGGTGATCGTTGGGATAGGGATGAAGAATTTTTGCCGGAACAAGTTGTTCATGAAGTTGGAGAATTTTACAAAAATAATTCAGGAAAAGGATTTGTTGAGGTTGAGGAGAATCATAGTGTTTTATATAGTGATGATTAA